A portion of the Leifsonia sp. EB41 genome contains these proteins:
- a CDS encoding recombinase family protein, whose product MTTMIVREYLRVSKDRSQTGKSPDQQHEENVSSVQRQGWQLHTDAPYRDTDRSASRYATRAREDFKRLIADLEADTFDADILAIWESSRGSRRVGEWVDLVDLCKERGVRIWVTTHSRLYDPANARDRRSLLEDAVDAEYESDKTSERIRRDVRAAAEKGKPHGKNVYGYLRVYDARTRELIRVEEHPEQGPIVKEAAERVLAGESFYGIAKDFNERGIPSRRPTRIEHRAGYGWTPPAVKQMLSMAAYAGKREYRGEIVGDAIWPALIPYESWQKLQSVMSPPERRRTNDWPAKHLLAGIAVCGVCGGPMRVGKQNAGSRKLDADGNPIPRQSYSTYVCVGVPGRPGPDGKRGFHVAMREEHLDRVVTELLLKRVQRPDFLATVGDRDDDRDAERRALLEEINGYQAYLDKVRADAAEKLHFELLLDQEARIEPKIRTAQTKLEKLSAVDPLVLSILAGGAVRQKWETLDLAARRRVVRGVMLPRVNRIGTGWQGKKGPNYDRVEPVWL is encoded by the coding sequence ATGACGACGATGATCGTTCGCGAGTACTTGAGAGTATCGAAAGACAGGTCGCAGACCGGGAAAAGCCCAGATCAGCAGCATGAGGAAAACGTCAGCTCGGTTCAACGCCAAGGGTGGCAGTTGCACACCGACGCTCCCTACCGCGACACGGATCGCAGCGCGAGCCGCTATGCAACGAGGGCTCGCGAGGACTTCAAGAGGCTGATCGCGGATCTCGAGGCCGACACCTTTGATGCGGACATCCTTGCGATTTGGGAATCGAGCCGCGGCTCACGGCGGGTCGGCGAATGGGTGGACCTGGTCGACTTGTGCAAGGAGCGCGGCGTTCGTATTTGGGTGACCACCCATAGCCGTCTCTACGATCCAGCGAACGCGCGCGACCGTCGAAGCCTTCTCGAGGATGCCGTTGATGCCGAATATGAGTCGGACAAGACCTCGGAGCGTATTCGCCGCGACGTGCGCGCGGCTGCCGAGAAGGGCAAGCCTCACGGCAAGAACGTGTACGGGTATCTCCGCGTATACGACGCTCGAACTCGCGAATTGATCCGGGTGGAAGAACACCCCGAGCAAGGACCGATTGTGAAGGAAGCCGCGGAGAGGGTCCTAGCCGGTGAGAGCTTTTATGGCATAGCCAAAGACTTCAACGAACGCGGGATTCCTTCGCGCCGACCGACGCGAATTGAGCATCGCGCCGGGTACGGTTGGACTCCCCCGGCAGTGAAGCAGATGTTGAGCATGGCGGCATACGCGGGAAAGCGAGAGTATCGCGGAGAGATCGTCGGCGACGCGATCTGGCCGGCGCTAATCCCGTACGAAAGCTGGCAGAAGCTGCAGTCGGTGATGTCACCGCCCGAGCGTCGACGAACTAACGACTGGCCGGCCAAGCACTTGCTCGCAGGGATTGCTGTTTGCGGAGTCTGCGGTGGACCGATGCGCGTTGGCAAGCAGAATGCGGGCTCCCGCAAGCTGGACGCGGATGGCAATCCGATCCCACGCCAGAGCTACTCCACGTATGTCTGCGTCGGCGTTCCCGGGCGGCCCGGTCCGGATGGCAAGCGGGGCTTTCACGTTGCGATGCGCGAGGAGCATCTGGATCGCGTTGTGACGGAACTATTGCTGAAGCGGGTTCAGCGGCCGGACTTCCTCGCGACAGTCGGCGACCGCGACGACGATCGCGACGCCGAGCGACGCGCATTGCTCGAGGAGATCAACGGTTACCAGGCTTACCTCGATAAGGTGCGTGCGGACGCTGCCGAGAAGCTCCACTTCGAGCTCCTGCTTGATCAGGAGGCGAGAATCGAGCCGAAGATCCGGACCGCGCAAACAAAGCTGGAGAAGTTGTCGGCCGTGGACCCTCTTGTGTTGTCGATACTTGCGGGCGGTGCTGTTCGTCAGAAGTGGGAGACGCTTGATCTCGCCGCTCGGCGCCGGGTTGTGCGCGGAGTCATGCTGCCTCGAGTCAATCGCATTGGCACAGGGTGGCAAGGCAAAAAGGGACCAAACTACGACCGTGTTGAGCCTGTGTGGCTGTAG
- a CDS encoding helix-turn-helix domain-containing protein: MQDLSDFIDLPTAVERSGYGESTLRRHIKSGKIPAVKIKGRVHIRPQDLETFTAPEPMRPTDATLEDWASRMAAKAPAFRPEQRKLILSAFSTALGGE; this comes from the coding sequence ATGCAAGACCTGTCAGACTTTATCGATCTCCCCACCGCCGTCGAACGCTCCGGCTATGGAGAGTCAACCCTGCGACGCCACATCAAGTCCGGCAAGATCCCCGCCGTCAAGATCAAGGGACGCGTTCACATCAGGCCCCAGGACTTGGAGACGTTCACTGCTCCTGAACCGATGCGCCCGACAGATGCCACCTTGGAAGACTGGGCATCGCGAATGGCAGCGAAGGCGCCAGCATTCCGCCCCGAGCAGCGCAAGCTGATTCTCTCAGCATTCTCCACCGCGCTGGGTGGTGAGTGA
- the holA gene encoding DNA polymerase III subunit delta, with amino-acid sequence MATRSNSRGGSGGSRGRAGGTAAKSAIPQLAWNQIRPAPVVLVSGTEGFLADRATRLLRDHLKQEDPSLEVSDLSAADYAPGELLTLASPSLFGEPRLIRVDAVEKTGDGFLSDMLDYLAAPADGTVVVLRHAGGVRGKKLLDAIRAGGGGGVEVVCAELKRDTEKYDFAQAEFAAAGRKIAPGALRALTSAFTDDLAELAAACQQLISDAAEQITEATVDKYYGGRVETNAFQVADQAIAGRYGEALVTMRHALASGADPVPMVAAFASKIRTMAKISGARGGSGQLAQQFGLAPWQVDRARRDLSGWTEDGLGRCIEVLAETDANVKGGGRDPVFALERMIRIVSARGRA; translated from the coding sequence GTGGCGACACGAAGCAACAGCAGGGGCGGCTCGGGCGGCTCGCGAGGGCGGGCGGGCGGCACCGCCGCCAAGAGCGCGATCCCGCAGCTCGCCTGGAACCAGATCCGCCCGGCTCCAGTGGTCCTCGTCTCCGGCACGGAGGGCTTCCTCGCCGACCGGGCCACGCGGCTGCTGCGCGACCACCTCAAGCAGGAGGACCCGAGCCTGGAGGTCAGCGACCTCTCGGCGGCGGACTATGCGCCGGGAGAGCTGCTCACGCTCGCGAGCCCCTCCCTGTTCGGCGAGCCGCGGCTCATCCGGGTGGACGCGGTGGAGAAGACGGGGGATGGGTTCCTCTCCGACATGCTCGACTACCTCGCTGCTCCGGCCGACGGCACGGTCGTCGTCCTGCGGCACGCGGGCGGGGTGCGCGGCAAGAAGCTGCTCGACGCGATCCGCGCGGGCGGCGGCGGGGGTGTGGAGGTCGTCTGCGCCGAGCTCAAGCGGGACACCGAGAAGTACGACTTCGCCCAGGCGGAGTTCGCCGCTGCGGGTCGCAAGATCGCCCCTGGCGCGCTCCGGGCGCTGACCTCCGCGTTCACGGACGATCTGGCGGAGCTCGCCGCGGCCTGCCAGCAGCTCATCTCCGACGCGGCGGAGCAGATCACTGAGGCCACGGTCGACAAGTACTACGGCGGGCGGGTCGAGACCAACGCGTTCCAGGTCGCGGACCAGGCGATCGCCGGCCGCTACGGCGAAGCGCTCGTGACGATGCGGCACGCGCTGGCGTCCGGCGCCGATCCGGTGCCGATGGTCGCCGCGTTCGCGAGCAAGATCCGGACGATGGCCAAGATCTCGGGCGCGCGGGGCGGGTCCGGCCAGCTCGCGCAGCAGTTCGGGCTCGCGCCGTGGCAGGTCGATCGCGCCAGGCGCGACCTGTCCGGCTGGACCGAGGACGGGCTCGGCCGCTGCATCGAGGTGCTGGCCGAGACCGACGCCAACGTGAAGGGTGGCGGCCGCGATCCGGTGTTCGCGCTGGAGCGGATGATCCGCATCGTCAGCGCCCGCGGCCGCGCCTGA
- a CDS encoding phage/plasmid primase, P4 family, with translation MPATENRPGNHEAASEEFRGSDLNFSAHPATAATDDSATLTSASPDRFAPTSAETLTERAVIRYLSEIVDNPRVSLGTIRDALLRRINAEFSLENTGRRESHSSSGPIQKIQSLDERTVTRVLLARQRIVSIDLSGGQAEDMTLLGIYVDFGEDEGTYSTSDRRIKSLASELKPSLTSRGLESVCSSLRIHAPVVQRTVEAHLIPVGNGVFDHQRQTLRPFSADWIFLSKIPTDYDPNAESPIFTMPDGVEWTFDGWLMSLSDDPGVPELLWEVISAAARSYEPWNKALWLVSERGNNGKGTFVHFIRNLLGTKLCSAVQFADFGHEFKMEPLLRSRVNLVDENGVGTFADRIDAWKAFITGDTITLNRKHKTPIAVSWRGIDIQCLNSFSQRTKDRSESFYRRLLIIPFRKWFGDTERKYIKLEYLKDPQVLRYALKRALEMQHTEFSNPAVCREALDEYKGTNNGLLSFWLEFENQYLWDLLPFRFLYALYCEWFRTVNPSGQVESMNALISFLKEHLAGSNEWEHKGSVAVRPKQMMSQPEPLIVDYNLTDWMNNAYSGTDPRKKSLPFPLKTNYKGLVRRQPIGPSTRAAVSTVAERP, from the coding sequence ATGCCGGCAACAGAAAACCGCCCCGGCAATCACGAGGCGGCATCTGAAGAGTTTCGCGGCTCTGACCTCAATTTTAGTGCCCACCCAGCGACAGCGGCGACGGACGACAGCGCGACCCTGACGTCCGCCTCGCCCGATCGCTTCGCGCCTACCTCGGCAGAAACACTCACCGAGCGGGCGGTGATTAGATACCTCAGCGAGATTGTTGACAACCCGAGGGTCTCGCTTGGCACGATCCGCGACGCGCTTCTTCGGCGCATCAACGCAGAGTTCTCCCTGGAAAACACTGGACGCCGCGAATCGCACTCCAGCTCCGGACCGATCCAGAAGATCCAGTCGCTCGACGAGCGCACTGTTACACGTGTGCTTCTGGCGCGTCAAAGGATCGTCTCAATCGATCTCTCAGGGGGGCAGGCCGAGGACATGACGTTACTCGGCATCTACGTCGACTTCGGAGAAGACGAGGGTACATACTCGACCTCCGACCGCCGAATCAAGTCACTTGCGAGCGAGCTGAAGCCCTCCCTGACATCAAGAGGCCTCGAATCGGTCTGCTCGAGCCTTCGAATCCATGCACCGGTGGTGCAGAGGACCGTAGAGGCTCACCTAATCCCTGTGGGCAACGGCGTGTTCGATCACCAGCGCCAGACCCTACGACCGTTCTCGGCGGACTGGATCTTTCTATCGAAGATCCCGACAGACTACGACCCCAACGCGGAGAGCCCGATCTTCACGATGCCGGACGGGGTCGAGTGGACGTTCGACGGATGGCTCATGAGCTTGAGCGACGATCCTGGCGTGCCAGAGTTGCTTTGGGAGGTAATCAGCGCGGCCGCGCGATCCTACGAGCCCTGGAACAAGGCACTGTGGCTTGTCTCCGAGCGTGGCAATAACGGCAAGGGAACATTCGTCCACTTCATTCGAAACTTGTTGGGCACGAAGCTCTGCTCTGCTGTGCAGTTCGCTGACTTCGGGCACGAGTTCAAGATGGAACCTCTCCTTCGCTCGCGCGTCAACCTCGTCGACGAGAACGGCGTGGGGACCTTCGCAGACCGAATCGACGCATGGAAGGCGTTCATCACCGGAGACACCATCACCCTAAACAGGAAGCACAAGACTCCCATTGCAGTCAGCTGGCGGGGCATCGACATCCAGTGCCTCAACTCGTTCAGCCAAAGAACTAAGGACCGCTCAGAATCGTTCTACCGCAGACTTCTTATCATCCCGTTCCGCAAATGGTTCGGGGACACAGAACGCAAATACATCAAGCTCGAGTACCTGAAGGACCCCCAGGTGCTCCGGTACGCCTTGAAGCGCGCTCTCGAGATGCAGCACACCGAGTTCTCGAATCCCGCGGTCTGCCGCGAAGCGCTCGATGAGTATAAGGGTACGAACAACGGTCTGCTGAGCTTCTGGCTTGAGTTCGAGAACCAGTATCTGTGGGACCTCTTGCCGTTCCGCTTCCTGTACGCGCTCTACTGCGAATGGTTCCGAACGGTGAATCCCAGCGGACAGGTGGAAAGCATGAACGCGCTGATCTCTTTCCTGAAAGAACACCTCGCAGGCTCAAACGAATGGGAGCACAAGGGCTCCGTTGCCGTTCGCCCAAAGCAAATGATGAGCCAACCGGAGCCGCTTATCGTCGACTACAACCTCACGGACTGGATGAACAACGCCTATTCAGGAACCGACCCGCGCAAGAAGTCCCTGCCGTTTCCCTTGAAGACGAACTACAAGGGCTTGGTGCGCCGCCAGCCAATTGGCCCCTCGACTCGCGCAGCTGTTTCGACGGTCGCCGAACGACCGTAG